One genomic window of Methanoculleus sp. SDB includes the following:
- a CDS encoding translation initiation factor IF-2 subunit beta (eIF-2B; functions in the early steps of protein synthesis by forming a ternary complex with GTP and initiator tRNA), whose protein sequence is MVDPYEKLLKQAYSNITEISGDEGRFTVPEPKVYIEGKTTVFENFTEIATKVRRDQDHLMKFLVGELGTAGKIDGNRAIFNGKFERTVIESAIRNYIDDYVICSECGKPDTRLIKDGRVLTLRCDACGGHRPVKKRRARTEPVGSRLEEGAIMDVDIESLSRRGDGVARIGKYTMYVAGTKPGQTVKVKITRVAGSIVFTQKV, encoded by the coding sequence ATGGTCGATCCGTACGAAAAACTGCTGAAGCAGGCATATAGCAATATCACCGAAATCTCCGGGGACGAGGGGCGCTTTACCGTCCCGGAGCCGAAGGTCTATATCGAGGGGAAAACCACCGTCTTCGAGAATTTTACTGAAATCGCAACGAAAGTTCGGCGCGACCAGGATCACCTGATGAAATTCCTCGTCGGCGAACTGGGAACGGCAGGAAAGATAGATGGGAACCGGGCGATATTCAACGGAAAATTCGAGCGGACGGTCATTGAATCGGCAATACGTAACTACATCGATGATTACGTTATCTGCTCCGAGTGCGGCAAACCCGACACCCGGCTGATTAAGGACGGGCGGGTGCTGACGCTCCGGTGCGATGCCTGCGGAGGCCACCGGCCGGTGAAGAAACGCCGGGCACGCACGGAACCCGTGGGCAGCAGGCTCGAGGAGGGTGCCATCATGGACGTGGATATCGAGTCCCTGTCGCGCCGCGGAGACGGTGTCGCACGAATCGGCAAATACACGATGTATGTTGCGGGAACGAAACCCGGTCAGACCGTCAAGGTCAAAATCACCCGTGTCGCAGGTTCAATCGTCTTTACCCAGAAAGTCTGA
- a CDS encoding methionine aminopeptidase (catalyzes the removal of N-terminal amino acids from peptides and arylamides), whose protein sequence is MNEEILEYYCEAGAIASKILTRAAGMVRTGEPVLDLVETIEAAVCDEGGALAFPLNISSNENAAHDTAGPGDERLFSAGDLIKVDLGVHVEGYIADTALTVDLGKNGPLVEASAAALERAISLVRPGVTAGDLGAAIQEEIEGRGFRPVANLTGHGLGHFSLHGSPTIPNIAVSGGTVLKEGMAFAIEPFATTGSGRVSESQRVEIFSQLAVKPVRLPAAKKLLEAIRPRGGLPFSRRWIPGTKVDLAIATLRRAQILHGYPVLHDIPGSLVSQAEHTVIVTEDGCLVTTRR, encoded by the coding sequence ATGAATGAAGAAATTCTCGAATACTATTGTGAAGCGGGCGCAATTGCCTCGAAGATACTGACACGTGCCGCAGGGATGGTCAGGACAGGCGAACCGGTTCTCGACCTGGTCGAAACGATCGAGGCGGCGGTCTGTGACGAAGGGGGAGCACTCGCCTTTCCCCTCAACATATCATCCAACGAAAACGCCGCGCACGATACTGCCGGGCCCGGGGACGAGCGTCTCTTCTCCGCGGGGGATCTCATCAAGGTTGACCTCGGCGTGCATGTCGAGGGGTATATCGCCGACACCGCCCTCACCGTCGATCTCGGGAAAAACGGCCCTCTTGTCGAGGCGTCCGCAGCGGCGCTTGAACGTGCGATCTCGCTCGTCCGTCCGGGTGTGACCGCAGGTGATCTCGGTGCCGCCATTCAGGAGGAGATTGAAGGGCGCGGGTTTCGCCCGGTTGCCAACCTTACCGGGCACGGCCTCGGCCATTTTTCCCTGCACGGCTCGCCGACAATCCCGAATATCGCCGTTTCAGGCGGCACGGTGCTGAAAGAGGGGATGGCTTTTGCCATCGAGCCTTTCGCAACCACCGGAAGCGGGCGGGTGAGCGAGAGCCAGCGTGTCGAGATCTTCAGCCAGCTCGCGGTCAAGCCCGTTCGGCTTCCGGCTGCAAAAAAACTGCTTGAGGCAATCCGCCCCCGTGGCGGCCTGCCTTTTTCCCGACGGTGGATCCCGGGCACGAAGGTGGATCTTGCCATCGCCACTCTCCGGCGGGCACAGATCCTTCACGGATACCCCGTACTGCACGATATTCCGGGTTCTCTTGTCTCGCAGGCCGAGCATACGGTGATCGTCACGGAGGACGGGTGCCTGGTGACAACCCGCCGCTAA
- a CDS encoding AAA family ATPase: MTPPSDAETEVLDIMEVLLTAEIINRYPHLDKNDLTPRLRDITGVNGGTTTLKRPVLVSESQLKRGMGVDNAYGTLKANPFVKYEEFGGRLALTSLEPAAQWFITKGGTARAARNPALAYFFETTGIADVSYAAARAENPLYEDTKEYIEAKLSRLLADHEEMRTARDLIIISAPEEIEQSLDLLVCTEEQQAILRKIGIALKNRDFLREKRIYEFGKLLFVGPPGTGKTSLALAMSHAVHMPILEVRLAMITSQYLGETSKNIDRIFELARELAPCILFIDEFDFVAKSRITDDNAAMKRAVNMLLKNIDTTSFIRNGVLLVGATNHPWLLDEAAWRRFDEVVEFPLPDKAMRKEILQKITRTLDCRCDFDALSEKTEGFTGSDLRIMVKEALLSALIRESEEILPEDIERGMEIVRNRDLIRKTSHS; the protein is encoded by the coding sequence ATGACGCCGCCTTCTGATGCAGAAACAGAGGTACTGGATATCATGGAGGTTCTCCTCACCGCTGAAATTATCAACCGGTATCCGCACCTCGATAAGAACGATCTTACCCCCCGACTCAGGGATATCACAGGGGTCAACGGAGGAACCACCACGCTCAAGCGTCCGGTTCTCGTCAGCGAAAGCCAGCTGAAACGCGGGATGGGCGTGGACAATGCCTACGGGACGCTGAAGGCCAATCCTTTTGTAAAGTACGAGGAGTTCGGCGGGCGCCTCGCTCTCACGTCTCTCGAACCGGCTGCCCAGTGGTTCATCACCAAAGGCGGCACCGCCCGTGCCGCACGCAATCCCGCTCTTGCATATTTTTTTGAGACGACAGGGATTGCGGACGTGTCCTATGCGGCCGCGCGTGCCGAAAACCCGCTGTACGAGGATACAAAAGAATATATCGAGGCAAAGCTTTCCCGCCTCCTTGCCGATCATGAGGAGATGCGCACTGCCCGCGACCTGATCATCATCAGCGCACCGGAGGAGATTGAACAGTCCCTTGACCTGCTCGTCTGCACCGAAGAGCAGCAGGCGATCCTCAGGAAGATAGGCATCGCACTGAAAAACCGGGACTTCCTCAGGGAGAAACGCATCTACGAATTCGGAAAACTCCTCTTTGTGGGTCCGCCGGGCACCGGAAAGACATCGCTCGCCCTCGCCATGTCGCATGCGGTGCACATGCCGATCCTCGAAGTACGGCTTGCGATGATCACCTCACAGTACTTAGGCGAGACATCGAAGAATATCGACCGGATCTTCGAACTTGCGCGGGAACTTGCCCCCTGCATCCTCTTCATCGATGAGTTCGACTTTGTCGCAAAAAGCAGGATAACGGATGACAACGCGGCGATGAAGCGTGCGGTGAATATGCTCCTGAAAAACATCGATACGACGAGTTTCATCAGGAACGGCGTTCTTCTCGTCGGGGCAACAAACCACCCCTGGCTGCTTGACGAGGCGGCATGGCGGCGTTTTGACGAGGTCGTCGAGTTCCCGCTGCCCGACAAAGCGATGCGGAAGGAGATTCTCCAAAAAATTACGCGGACGCTTGACTGCCGCTGCGATTTTGACGCTCTTTCAGAGAAGACGGAAGGGTTCACCGGATCGGATCTGCGCATCATGGTCAAGGAGGCGCTGCTTTCTGCGCTCATCCGGGAGAGCGAGGAAATCCTGCCGGAAGACATTGAAAGGGGAATGGAAATCGTCAGGAACCGCGATCTCATCAGAAAAACCAGCCACTCCTGA
- a CDS encoding peptidase M24, which translates to MDALDTALESTGASAFVMYASSQDANLRYLTGFSINDPVVYIKKPEERGLLIVPQMEYARAAAESSCAVMSRAEAGYFEIVKEEPDRWRALAQMIANVAGGSFLLPPSCPFALGQALQAHGAVQIDAGTVEEIRAVKHPAEIEAIRTAQRAAEQAMAHAVARIRDAGVRGGILVEKDGTALTSATIRQEMHILLLRQGCRASDTIISSGEETAMPHRLGEGPLAEGQPVVIDIFPRDERTGYYADMTRTVVKGEPTPEIREMYDTVSEAQALATGHIRAGVTGKDVHQAVVDFFSDRGYESGAKGFVHSLGHGVGLDIHELPALGPSGGELKPGNVVTVEPGLYFPGIGGVRLEDIGVVTAEGFDRFTRFSKELCL; encoded by the coding sequence ATGGACGCACTCGACACCGCACTGGAAAGCACGGGCGCATCGGCATTTGTCATGTATGCGTCATCACAGGATGCAAACCTGCGCTATCTCACGGGATTCTCCATAAACGATCCGGTTGTGTATATTAAAAAGCCGGAGGAACGGGGACTCCTCATCGTCCCGCAAATGGAATATGCACGGGCCGCCGCGGAATCCTCGTGTGCGGTCATGAGCCGTGCCGAAGCAGGGTATTTCGAGATCGTGAAAGAAGAACCGGACCGGTGGCGGGCACTCGCGCAGATGATCGCGAATGTTGCCGGCGGGAGCTTTCTGCTCCCTCCCTCATGCCCGTTCGCGCTCGGACAGGCGCTCCAGGCCCACGGTGCCGTGCAGATAGACGCCGGCACGGTCGAGGAGATCCGGGCGGTCAAGCACCCCGCTGAGATCGAGGCGATACGCACAGCACAGCGTGCAGCCGAACAGGCAATGGCGCATGCCGTCGCCCGTATCCGGGATGCCGGTGTTCGGGGCGGAATTCTCGTCGAAAAGGACGGAACGGCGCTCACCTCCGCAACAATCAGGCAGGAGATGCATATCCTGCTCCTGCGGCAGGGCTGCCGGGCGTCTGATACGATCATCTCCTCCGGGGAAGAGACGGCCATGCCGCATCGCCTCGGTGAGGGCCCCCTTGCCGAAGGGCAGCCGGTTGTCATCGATATCTTCCCCCGGGATGAACGGACCGGCTATTATGCCGACATGACGAGAACGGTGGTGAAGGGAGAGCCCACGCCCGAAATCCGGGAGATGTACGATACCGTCTCTGAGGCGCAGGCACTCGCAACAGGGCACATCCGTGCCGGCGTGACCGGGAAAGACGTCCACCAGGCAGTTGTCGACTTTTTCTCCGATCGCGGGTACGAATCGGGTGCGAAAGGATTTGTGCACAGTCTCGGGCATGGTGTCGGCCTTGACATCCATGAACTTCCGGCACTCGGGCCGTCGGGCGGGGAGCTCAAGCCCGGCAATGTCGTAACCGTTGAACCGGGCCTGTATTTCCCCGGCATCGGGGGGGTCAGGCTGGAGGACATCGGAGTCGTGACTGCGGAGGGTTTTGACCGGTTTACCCGTTTTTCGAAGGAGTTGTGCTTATGA
- a CDS encoding RNA polymerase subunit sigma — protein sequence MEIKIIELEKNSARIFFVGQGHTFMNALTNELLQDPLVDVAQYIKEFHFSDPEIVVTTLEGRTPLDAIMDACTRLAGYCDELLGQIRAKAQ from the coding sequence ATGGAAATCAAAATCATAGAACTCGAAAAAAACAGTGCAAGAATTTTCTTTGTCGGGCAGGGCCATACATTCATGAATGCGCTCACGAACGAGCTTCTTCAGGATCCTCTCGTGGATGTCGCGCAGTACATCAAGGAATTCCACTTTTCCGATCCCGAGATTGTCGTGACAACTCTCGAAGGGAGGACGCCGCTCGATGCCATCATGGACGCCTGCACGCGCCTTGCAGGGTACTGTGACGAGCTGCTTGGCCAGATACGGGCAAAGGCACAGTAG
- a CDS encoding MBL fold metallo-hydrolase: protein MEITLLGTGDAIGTPKIGCTCPVCADAARFGRERLRTSFLITTGERRVLVDTSPDLRAQLLARGSPRIDAVLWTHGHYDHFVGYNEFYRVQKLPPAYAAPPVLTYIREQLHFLRFEGCPRPAYTPFDLFGLSCTFIEVNHPPIYACGIVIKADGAKIVISGDTNVLIPARSRELMRDADLLFLDALVPGGIAIGKHMNYEDARSLAADLGAASFRCVHMSHLMGWDLSDTARDGDVFRF from the coding sequence ATGGAGATCACACTGCTCGGCACCGGAGATGCGATCGGTACACCGAAGATCGGGTGCACCTGCCCGGTCTGCGCTGACGCAGCACGCTTCGGACGCGAACGGCTGCGCACCTCGTTTCTCATCACGACGGGGGAGCGCCGTGTGCTCGTGGATACGTCACCCGACCTGCGGGCCCAGCTGCTTGCCCGCGGATCCCCCCGCATCGATGCGGTGCTCTGGACGCACGGGCATTACGACCATTTTGTCGGATACAATGAGTTTTACCGGGTCCAGAAGCTACCGCCCGCATATGCGGCTCCGCCGGTGCTCACCTATATCCGCGAACAGCTGCATTTCCTGCGCTTCGAAGGCTGCCCCCGTCCGGCATACACTCCCTTCGATCTGTTCGGGTTGTCTTGCACCTTCATCGAAGTAAACCACCCCCCTATCTATGCCTGCGGCATTGTCATCAAGGCGGACGGGGCAAAGATCGTCATCTCGGGGGATACGAACGTCCTGATACCGGCACGAAGCCGTGAACTGATGCGGGATGCCGATCTGCTCTTTCTGGATGCGCTCGTTCCCGGCGGAATCGCCATCGGTAAGCACATGAACTATGAAGACGCCCGCTCTCTCGCCGCCGATCTCGGGGCGGCGTCGTTTCGCTGCGTGCACATGAGCCACCTGATGGGGTGGGATCTTTCAGATACGGCACGTGACGGGGATGTGTTCCGGTTCTGA